The Anastrepha obliqua isolate idAnaObli1 chromosome 5, idAnaObli1_1.0, whole genome shotgun sequence DNA window TAAAATATCGTTAAACCCATAATTTATTACATCCTACGTATATGAAGAAGAAAGCACGAAATAAAATAGTATTCTTATGGTGAGAATTCATATACtatacatggggctctcattagtttcataGTATCAGCTGACACGGGCCTGCGTTTACGTTTCTAACTGTTGGTGTTCTTAAAATACAAAAGAGGAGAATAATTTCTTTCtgaacagtttggaaaaaggaTATAATTAAAATGTCGAATTAGCAAGTTTTATTTAAGCCTAAAGGTTTACAAACTACTATTGTCTTTTTTCAATACCTTTACTTATAGACTTATAGATTTGATGTTGACTATGAGCATGAAGTTTTCGAATAATTTTCATATGATTTACATTCGTTCTGTACCACACAAAGCTAGCGTTATAAtgatatatatggtatatattagTACCAAATAGATAGATGGCTATGAGGAGATAAATTGGTTTACATGTAGGGGAAAACTGTTTcctaatttacaaattaaaaatggattttttcgcaaatacgtacataaaattagtttatttcaaattaataattatttggtGTCCGTGGTATCCTTACCATCGGGCGATGAATGGTGTCGTCTTTTGCAGAAAATGTGTCCTACACGCAAACACGGATATAGTCTTTAGTGCCATAACATTGTCAGACACGAAaggatatttcaatattttcacccCCCTGAAACATAAATTCAAACACATAAGGCAAAaagaaaggaaagaaaaaattaactcaTTTTGCTTATCAACGTTTTTGTGCACAATGCAATTTCCACCATTTTCTCATTCAAAATAACAatgcaataatattatattatatacggataatctttattttttgcgttttaataTAACtgttacaaatatttgaataacaatatacaaacaaaaaggtTTATGACAGAGGTGCCAATTCGCCTAAGGCGAATTAGTCAATTCTAATGATAccaccaaggcgaatttattacaggtgatggcaaccacatataagtaaaaacatACACGTATTTGTTCTTGCGCTTGGTGTAGTCTTTacgtcaaaatcagctgtttgtttTCAGGGCGATTTGCTTTGTAGACGTAAATAAAGTAATTCAATCTTCGCGTTTAAATTGCTAAGTGCTTtcgattaatttattaaattgtgggCCTGAGGTAAGCAAAGAGAATACTTACCGATActtgtatttaaataatatttcttccTTAGCGCAGCGGCGGGTAGGAGGATTCGATACAATTACAATGGGCGTTAGAAACGCACGCCAAAACCAAAACTAAAACAACGATTGTATtccatacatattttaaattaaacgttTTAAATTTGACAACTTGTAGTCATAATATAGCCATTGCGGTATAAAAGCGTCGAGACTTAGCAGATTGTTTGCTATATATTTACTTACGCTAGTGGAATTTCCTAATTCATAATCATAAATGAGTTTTTGTAACAGTGACCAGGTCACACCTGCAGCTTTATTGCGATTAGGCAAAtctaaattacagaaaaaaccGTATAGCAAAGAAGATGCTTGTATAGAAACTACTTATTCTCACcagccatttcattttcttGTAACCACGCCTACGTTTCAATGGCGCTTTCCTTGGTAATGCGGCTTACCCATATGGAAAGAGATAATAATTCGAAGCCAGTAACCAGCTTCAATATAGCAGTATGGAAACCAGCACCACATACAATTATTGCCAACTCTTGTGGGCCTGCATTATTAAGTATTTGTACGTGTTTTCGATAATCAGCGAGTCGAACCAGCGCTTTGTATGATTCCCCACAGTCTATCAATGTACAGACacaataaattattcaaaaattttaaatgaattaaataaaaacacagccGCGAGTctataaattggcatacacGAGCAAATGTTCCATTTGCACCAATAGCTCAGCAAACGTACATAATcttgaattataatttttagtgcGAAACAACTATGactcaaatattaaattgaaccgGACAGGTCATTTGAGTAACAAAAATAGATAAACTATTAATACGTAGAAGTATTCGCAAAGACACGAATGtaaacacacaaaaacaaacaatacgTCATTTTGAAGTTGTTCAtatctacggcgaaaaattcagttGGGTGGTTGCCACACCTTAAAAAATCCACTGTGGATACCACCTTGTATAGATACGCCTACAGGCAGCTATAACGAGAATTTGTAGCGAGTGGACTAAATTTTGCTACTCGTTGGCCTCACTTCCTCTAGTTGTTTTCTTTTCCACCAAGATGGCTGATCAGGTAAGACGCGTAATGTTTGTGCTAAGTTCTTTGGACTTGTTTAAAATGAAATAGTGACAAATTAAAGGCTACATCTTGTCAGAAGTCGTGTGTGTtctgtaatataaaattatgaaatatttgtacTGCTGCGGGTATATTATGAGTGCTGGGAAAACCATGTGGTTCGGtgattacatatgtatgtgaggaAGATTGTTGTATTCATAAACACATTTTCTTCAGTACCTTAACAAGATTATTGAGCAATATTAGGTTCCATTGAAGACGCATGTTTAAATATTATCTAAATTCGTTTTCTATAACCTAACTTCCAATTCTTGTGTTTGATGTTCTCACCGCCCACATTTGAACTCATAGCAAACTGAGCGATCCTTTAGCAAGCAGTTTTCTATACCGGTGATACGAAGGAAATCACCAAATGTGAAAAGAAGGCTTCGTATGTACCGCAATATAGGTCTAGGATTTCGAACGCCTGCCGAGGTAAATTTCTAAATGATACaactaatttgtttttctttttttttatttgcatgtgtTGCCACAACCCATTGTGTATTGTTCCTGATCCACGctaaaatattacatatttgtgaacccaatgaaattaataataatgtaGAACGAAAGAGCGTTCCAAAAACAATTTGGCATCAACCTTAACAGAAAACTTAAGCCTGGAGTGACAAAGAAGAAAACTCTTCGTCGCTACCGTGACATCGGCTTAGGTTTTAAAACACCCCGTGAAGTAAGTTGCACCAAAACAACTTGCATGCCTCCTATAtgtgttaaaaatatattgcatTAGGAAAGTTAATTagtacaattattattatttaggctATTGATGGTACTTACATCGACAAAAAGTGCCCATTCACGGGTAATGTACGGATTCGTGGTCGCATTTTGACTGGCGCCGTGCGTAAATGTAAAATGCAGCGTACCATCGTCATCCGTCGTGATTACTTACATTTTGTTCGCAAATACAGCCGTTTTGAAAAGCGGCACAGGAATATGAGCGTACATTGCTCACCATGCTTCAGGTAATTCTATCTTCAATAATTCATGTGCATTGAAAATTCCGACTTAAGCATAATGATGATAAAATCATGACGGTCTTCAGAAACataattgctgaaaaaacttgacaatcaattaaaaatactgattttaaatcattttactTATGATATCTTCCAAAAATGagatcaaatacaaaaattattatttttctttgcagAGATGTCGAAATCGGTGATATTGTTACAGTCGGTGAGTGTCGTCCACTTTCTAAGACTGTACGTTTCAACGTCCTCAAAGTTAGCAAAGGACAGGGGTCTAAAAAgagttttaaaaagttttaagtttaaatatttttaacttgatgcttttcaaataaataagaaaaaaatttcaacttgaTAATTTGATTTTAAGTAAGGTCACCTCAGAAGTTCATtctgaattaaaatatttgtttattaaagtaTTTACAGGTTTTAATTCTCGtaatatttgtttattggaGTAAATGTAAACATGTAGTCGTATATGCTTAAAAATTCGGATTAAAGTGCAACTTTTATAAGACGTAGGTTCTTGACTGAATAGCGTCCTGTGACTTGATTACTTTTACCTTTGAATGAGTTcagcaaattaataattgaaatgGTTATATCACGGCGGCGTTCATGAAGTCTGCTtcgatactttttttgtttttatttttttctttgataaattaTACATTTAGATGATATTCTCACCGGAATATAGGGCGGAAACAAATGTTCTCCAATGATTTCTGTCAGCTGCTATGTCTGATTTGGTTCCAGGTGGTGATGGAAGAACTCTCGATGTATGTACACACCAAATATGACGTGGTGTCGATTTCCTTGCGGATTTCGTTAAAAAGCCATTTTGGCAACATTATTGTCTTCTCTGCGGAGTGTATGCCCAATACAATTCCATTTTCGacattttatttcgaaattaaTTGGGCAGCAGGAGAAGGTCCATATTGGAGATTGTTCTCGGCTAAAAGATACGGCATATAATTCTGAGGCATTTGTTTTAAAACCGTTTGAAGACGTCGACTTATGTGGTCAGACACAAGCCAGGTTTCGGGACCAAATAGGATAGAATTAACGTtggtgttgaaaattttgagttttgtttttagtgtagGTTGCGAGATCGTCACAGTTTGGTAAGCTTGCGAAACGCAGCTCGTGCTTTTAAAATACGAACTGCCACATCTGCAACTGCGCCACCATCTTTTGTGATTTAACTACCGAAGCAGCAGAACTCACCCACATCTTCCATAATGATGGCGTTTTCGTTGGTAGTAAGTTCAAGAGaagaaatatttgttgtttgtatatatttgaagtacttttaaatatgtattttgagaATGATTATATATTTAACTACTGAAATATTCCCGTCATACTCAggacaaataaaaattacattttcaatCGCAAGTAGCTAAATTTAATTTgtcttttcttaataaatataGAAAGCAATAGAAATGGTACAACAAATATGAGTAAAAAGAAAAGTTGTGACGGGCGACGAGGGacattacatatatgtatatataattggcgcgtacatcctttttgggtgtttggacgagctcctcctatttgtggtgtgcgtcttgatgttgttccacaaatggagggaccaaagtttcaagccgactccgaacggcagatatttttatgaggagccttttcatggcaaaaatacactcggatgtttgccattgcctgccgaggtgcgaccgctattagaaaaatgttgttctttaattttggtgatttgaacctacgttctccctgtgaatgccgaatggtactcacgcaccaaaccattcggctacggcggccgcctatggGGGACATTAGCACAATGTAATATCGACGGTTCTCTCTTgcaaacaagtgctactttggactgagTAGTAAAAgcttctctcgacgaacaaaaaaaaaacactcgtcatggcacagaagcgtggacgatgacaataacCGGTGAAGCTTCACTTGGAGTGGTTGATAGAAAGAttttgcgcaagatttttggacttttgcacgttggctggatcatgttgtccgaatggatacaaacgctccggctctgaaagtattcgatgtggtaccagctggtggtagcagctGAAAAATAacgcctcctctgcgttggaaaggtcaggtggagaaggacttggcttcacttgttgtGTCGAACttgtgccggttagcacgagaaagaaacgactggtgcgctttgataaactctgccaaaatcgcgtaagcggttatcgcgcgaaTTAAGAATATCGACGGATCAATGAACCATGCATTAAATTTTCCTCTGGTAATCCTGGAGTGTTTACACAGAAAAGTGATCGGAAAAAGTGATTAACTCTATACTAATAGCCCTTTTCGTTTCGCCAAGCGTTGGGAAGTGACGACAGCTGAGCTGGATGTGTTCGTTGGTACCTTCCAACTATCTTTCGCAAGTATTCCTCCAGAGTGCGTTTTAATCTTTCGACCATTCCATCTGATTGGGGATTCAAGAGTGTTGTACGTGTTTCGTGTTTTTCACATAAACAACAAGCAACAGATCGCTTTTAATACTGCTGATTCGAAGTTCCTTTCTCTATATGAACGCAATTCAATCGGTACTCCAAACCTGGCCACTTACTGAAGTTGTTCCTAACAACGATCATATATTTGATCCCAGAGTCACCAGGCCACTCGCTCAAATGGTGAACCTGTGTTGTATTGCtgtaatcttccacgacttttcTTCTCCTTTGGACGTTTTGCTGCCGTTGCCTGCGCTCAAATTcgaatccattcggctactgatTATCTGCAATTTACCTAGTACATCCTCTACTTTATCTTTTCCAGCGTTTTAGATCACTTAGATGACCCCCACTTGGCCCATTGTAGAATTCCTTTAGCACAGATACAGTTCTGGTTTTAGGGAGAAGAATCAGATTACGGGAATGTGCCCAATACTCCTTAGCCATAGGACTTTCTTTCGCCATTTCATTTTTAGATGACCTCTCTCCAGCGTCTTTCGATTTCAATATCTTTCCCAGGTCAGCATCTGTCAATTGATTTCTTATCGCACTTGGTTCCCTTTCATTATCGGGTTGCAACTGCATTTGTCTGATATCAACTATCCCTCCAGATCTCTTTGAAAGAATGCTACACTCTATAGCACAAGGTTGaagaaaaatagtatcagcattTCCATATTAATCCCCTTTTCGATGCTCGATCTCGAAGTCATAATTTTGCAGTCTTTCGATCCACCGTGCAATTTGTCCTCTCGGATGCTTGAATTGGAGTAACTATTTCAATGCTGCATTGTCGGTTCTTAACTGGAATCGTTGGCCGTACAAGAATTTGTGGAAATGTCTTAGGCACTCAACTACAGCTAACAGTTCTCGTCTGGTCACACAGTAGTTCATCTTCGTTTTTCGAGGACTCTGCTATAGTATGCGATCACTTTTTCTTGCCCATTGATGATCTGTGGCAGCACTCTATCTATTCCGTATGCGCTAGCGTCTGTACCCACAACGAACTTTTCACCCGCGACCGGATACGCTAATTGTGGTGATCCCTGGCAACATTTGCGAATCCTGGAACACTTTGTGCACATATTTTGGTAGAGGCCAATCTTTTACCGCTTTTATTATCTTCTTCAAGTTACGTGACTTCTGTTTTGAATAAGACACTTTTCTTCGGATTTAATCGTAAACCCGCGGAGGCGACGCGGTGAAGGAACTCTTCCAAATTTTTCAGATGGTCTCTTAACTTTTTACCCATGATAATGTCATCCAGATAAACTTAACCCGTTTTCCAGTGGAGTCCCCTCAGCACCTGCTCTATCAGGCGTTCAATGCTTGCTGGTGCGTTACACAATCCGAAAAGCATTACAGAAATAGTGAAAAACTATGCTGTCTTTTCACGATCGCTATCCTCAATTTCCACCTGCCAGTAACCACTTTTTAAATCAAGCGTGGTAAACCATTTCGCACCGGACAAAGGGTTGAGAGAGTCATTTA harbors:
- the LOC129248326 gene encoding 40S ribosomal protein S11 → MADQQTERSFSKQFSIPVIRRKSPNVKRRLRMYRNIGLGFRTPAENERAFQKQFGINLNRKLKPGVTKKKTLRRYRDIGLGFKTPREAIDGTYIDKKCPFTGNVRIRGRILTGAVRKCKMQRTIVIRRDYLHFVRKYSRFEKRHRNMSVHCSPCFRDVEIGDIVTVGECRPLSKTVRFNVLKVSKGQGSKKSFKKF